In the Plasmodium chabaudi chabaudi strain AS genome assembly, chromosome: 13 genome, one interval contains:
- a CDS encoding protein transport protein SFT2, putative produces MGGENNFDGLSFYENNNFQNPNRDFMRGTMDDNNSRSEEKGLLEKAISFSKKGAETIQKGIKKTLDKTNLNNSPSLISNSTTADTGSMFSNFPSFTNQNRENSTNSIYAFTTLLSYKNFPLFCLLFGISIVFMILALFTLPMIVITPRQFGFFFTLASICFVSSLAFLKGFSNLYAHLTEKKRLPFTSAYILSLIATLYYTVISPFYLFALITSIVQVFALISFIVSYIPGGANVIKMVLSGMYNYIKGLFRRDNSSDLPF; encoded by the exons atgggaggtgaaaataattttgatggtttatcattttatgaaaacaataattttcaaaacCCAAATCGAGATTTTATGAGAGGCACAAtggatgataataatagtagAAGTGAAGAAAAGGGGTTACTTGAAAAAGCTATAAGCTTTTCAAAAAAGGGAGCAGAAACTATACAAAAgggaattaaaaaaacattagaTAAAactaatttaaataattctcCTTCATTGATATCTAATTCAACAACAGCAGATACAGGATCCATGTTTTCAAACTTTCCATCTTTTACTAATCAAAATCGAGAAAATTCTACAAACTCAATTTATGCATTTACaacattattatcatataaaaattttccattattttgCCTTTTATTTGGGATTAGTATCGTTTTTATGATACTAGCCTTATTTACCTTACCAATGATTGTTATAACTCCTAGACAGTTTGGCTTTTTCTTTACATTAGCTTCAATATGCTTTGTTTCATCATTGGCATTTCTTAAAGGCTTCTCTAACTTGTACGCCCACTTAACCGAGAAAAAACG CCTTCCATTCACAAGCGCATACATATTATCGCTCATTGCAACCCTTTACTATACCGTCATTAGTCCATTTTACTTATTT GCCTTAATAACATCCATTGTTCAAGTGTTTGCACTTATTTCTTTCATTGTTTCGTACATACCAG GTGGAGctaatgtaataaaaatggtgcTTAGTGGaatgtataattatattaaaggCTTATTTCGTAGAGATAATTCCTCAGATCTACCGTTTTAA
- a CDS encoding splicing factor 1, putative translates to MKMEEDNEHFDEEETIDKKKNKKKVNGSVKSQINDKNESDESSLRSDKRRKKSARGKATKSKVTRRGRRKREDTEPDEEEEEKEEETDKVEKDENSNSSENEETQKSKNEEELDENDSKHSSEPSEQGDQEEEQSDNDEKEKRKREKYKNVKHHNDERKSNSNGDKSSDSESEQDERRRSRKREEKSESYKKDYHKKRRRKSNSSNDSDSSDDDEKRSHKSRSLKKRRHERRERRRHRDRSRNRSRDRSRDRSRGRSRDRYRDRDRERRRERERERMRREREREIEREKRREERRKKEELEEAKRDDLTVLVLNLDLKADERDIYEFFSEVAGKVRDIQCIKDQRSGKSKGVAYVEFYTQESVIKALAANGYMLKNRPIKVQSSQAEKNRAAKASKHHPIDPNDIPLKLYIGGLLGPLSNITEQELKQLFNPFGDILEVEIHRDPYTGKSKGFGFIQFHKASEAIEAMTVMNGMEVAGREIKVSYAQDSKYLLASDALKDLNIPNLNQIKAAAQGGRKTGNQEDEQDNEKIDNDDDDGGGLITGASSKIALMQKLQRDTIIDASMPSGYATGANAIARNSLASVSNPLNNVTPNIVLCNMFSPNDSNIGSDPDFFSDILEDVKGECSKYGNIIKIWLDTKNIDGKIYIKYTKNDESLKAFQCLNGRYFGGSLINAYFITNAIWESTCC, encoded by the exons atgAAAATGGAAGAAGATAATGAACATTTTGATGAAGAAGAAACTATtgataaaaagaaaaataaaaaaaaagtaaatggATCAGTAAAGTCTCAAATTAATGACAAAAATGAAAGTGATGAATCTTCATTAAGAAGTGATAAACGGCGAAAAAAAAGCGCAAGAGGAAAAGCAACTAAAAGTAAGGTAACCCGAAGGGGACGGAGAAAACGGGAAGATACAGAACCcgatgaagaagaagaagaaaaagaagaagaaaCTGATAAGGTcgaaaaagatgaaaacaGTAATAGTAGCGAAAATGAGGAAACACAgaaaagtaaaaatgaaGAGGAGTtagatgaaaatgatagtAAACATTCCTCGGAGCCTTCAGAGCAAGGCGACCAAGAGGAGGAACAAAGtgataatgatgaaaaagaaaaacgaaaaagagaaaaatataaaaatgtaaaacaTCATAATGATGAAAGGAAAAGTAATTCAAATGGAGATAAAAGTTCTGATTCAGAAAGTGAACAAGATGAAAGAAGAAGAAGTAGAAAAAGGGAAGAAAAATCAgaaagttataaaaaagattatcataaaaaaaggcGAAGAAAATCGAACTCAAGTAATGATTCTGATTCAAGTGATGATGATGAGAAGCGATCACATAAGTCAAgaagtttaaaaaaaagaaggcATGAGAGGCGAGAAAGGAGGAGACACAGAGATAGAAGCCGCAACCGAAGCCGCGATCGAAGCCGAGACCGAAGTAGGGGCAGAAGCAGGGACAGATACCGAGATAGGGATCGTGAGAGAAGGCGTGAAAGGGAAAGAGAAAGAATGCGAAGAGAGAGAGAAAGAGAAATTGAAAGAGAAAAACGAAGAGAAGAAAGACgtaaaaaagaagaattaGAAGAAGCAAAAAGAGATGATTTAACAGTATTAGTATTAAATTTAGATTTAAAAGCAGATGAAAgagatatatatgaatttttttcagaAGTTGCAGGAAAAGTTCGTGATATACAATGTATAAAAGATCAAAGATCTGGAAAATCAAAAGGTGTAGCATATGTAGAATTTTATACACAAGAATCTGTTATAAAAGCATTAGCAGCTAATGGCTATATGCTAAAAAATAGACCAATAAAAGTTCAATCATCTCAAgctgaaaaaaatagagcAGCAAAAGCTAGTAAGCATCATCCAATCGATCCTAATGATATtccattaaaattatatataggaGGATTATTAGGTCCTTTAAGTAATATAACAGAACAAGaattaaaacaattatttaatCCTTTTGGAGATATATTAGAAGTAGAAATACATAGAGACCCATATACTGGTAAATCAAAAGGTTTTGGGTTCATACAATTTCATAAAGCTTCAGAAGCTATTGAAGCTATGACTGTAATGAATGGAATGGAAGTAGCTGGTCGAGAAATAAAAGTTAGTTATGCTCAagattcaaaatatttattagcaAGTGATGCATTAAAAGATTTAAACATCCCAAATTTGaatcaaataaaagcaGCAGCTCAAGGAGGTAGAAAAACTGGAAATCAAGAAGATGAAcaagataatgaaaaaattgacaatgatgatgatgacGGAGGCGGATTAATAACTGGAGCCAGTAGCAAAATTGCTTTAATGCAAAAATTGCAAAGAGATACAATAATTGATGCTTCg ATGCCAAGTGGATATGCCACTGGAGCAAATGCCATAGCGAGAAACTCGTTGGCTAGTGTATCAAACCctttaaataatgtaacACCAAACATTGTTTTATGTAATATGTTTTCACCAAATGATAGTAATATTGGGTCGGATCCCGATTTTTTTAGTGACATACTTGAAGATGTAAAGGGAGAATGCAGtaaatatggaaatattattaaaatatggctagatactaaaaatatagatggtaagatttatattaaatatacaaaaaatgatgaatcATTAAAAGCTTTTCAATGCTTAAACGGCAGATATTTTGGAGGTTCACttataaatgcatattttattacaaatGCTATATGGGAATCCACATGTTGTTAA
- a CDS encoding nucleoside-diphosphatase, putative, producing MKNDAIKKFNRFIFVVIIYSLLIYLNIIARCEHSGLTKYEEKEFDEKTKYKSIIIDAGSTGTRVYIYDYITSNDNKDIKIYIPSINYRTTPGLVYLLNRYFLNNEKEPFYNYFKKIKNFIYENVKKEERSSTVILIRASGGFRLLTVTQSEKYVNFIKNYFLENFNDFLLIDQLLIKILSGKEEAILSYVSIYALLERLSPSPIIFINNDEEIKNRGVTHNDIDSVNQNDDDHIIGVLESGGATAQIIIKVPDSKMDKDILNPMNYKHKKNNKDDVIEENYKSKNIVKIKLFDKDMYLYCKSYLSLGRQNAMKTYLHYTVHEHYEKNDILNKQNQINKNEATSDANTNQNKFVTLPCFPKDFKFLINNLYKTSIDEELEEYDEKNKKELKDDEYVGIGTGDLNLCRKQIQTILNYSKIDNLPFKIKKFIKLYGIENFHHFAIDILNIPETYNPIPLDTNMYLKKAEEICPLTIDEIRKVVHPNANIEKAQTSCFGLIFLYEFMRHVLKIDNSILFYSTNYVKKNNITWTIAVLLINIPRHLNLIKKKKQNYDNDEL from the exons atgaaaaatgatgcaattaaaaaattcaataggtttatatttgtagtgataatttattcattacttatatatttgaatataatagCAAGGTGTGAGCATAGTGgtttaacaaaatatgaagaaaaagaattCGATGAAAAAACCAAGTATAAATCTATAATTATTGATGCTGGGTCTACTGGCACAAGggtttatatttatgacTACATTACATCgaatgataataaagatataaaaatttatatacctTCTATAAATTATCGAACTACACCTGGCTTAGTATACTTGTTGAAtagatattttttaaataatgagaAAGAGCCCTTTTATAattactttaaaaaaattaaaaattttatttatgaaaatgttaaaaaagaagaacGATCAAGTACGGTTATCTTGATCAGGGCGTCAGGAGGGTTTAGATTATTAACTGTAACCCAATCggaaaaatatgttaattttattaaaaattattttcttgaaaattttaatgactttttattaattgatcagttattaattaaaatattaagtgGAAAAGAAGAGGCTATTTTATCCTATGTGTCTATTTATGCCCTTTTAGAAAGACTATCACCAAGTcccattatatttataaataacgatgaggaaataaaaaatagggGAGTAACACACAACGATATTGATAGTGTGAATcaaaatgatgatgatcATATAATTGGTGTCCTTGAAAGTGGTGGGGCAACTGctcaaattattataaaagttCCGGATTCTAAAATGgataaagatatattaaatccaatgaattataaacataaaaaaaataataaagacgATGTTAttgaagaaaattataaaagtaaaaatattgtaaaaataaaattatttgataaagatatgtatttatattgtaaAAGCTATTTATCATTAGGTCGACAAAATGCCatgaaaacatatttacaCTATACCGTACATGAgcattatgaaaaaaacgatattttaaataaacaaaatcaaataaataaaaacgagGCAACTAGTGATGCTAATACTAATCAAAACAAATTTGTAACACTCCCTTGTTTTCCAAAagattttaaatttttaataaataatttatataaaacttCCATTGATGAAGAATTAGAAgaatatgatgaaaaaaataaaaaggaattaAAAGATGATGAATATGTAGGTATAGGTACAGGTGATTTAAATTTGTGTAGAAAACAAATACaaactattttaaattactcaaaaattgataatttaccattcaaaataaaaaaatttattaagttATATGGAATTGAAAACTTTCACCATTTTGCAATT GACATATTAAACATCCCAGAGACATATAATCCTATTCCTTTGGATACAAATATGTACTTAAAAAAGGCAGAGGAAATTTGCCCTCTTACTATAGATGAAATTAGAAAGGTTGTACACCCTAATGCGAATATAGAAAAGGCTCAAACATCATGCTTCGg gctaatatttttatatgaatttatGAGGCATGTATTGAAAATTGATAATTCCATATTGTTCTACTCAACAAATTAT gtaaaaaaaaataatattacttGGACAATTGCAGTTTtacttataaatatacccagacatttaaatttaattaaaaaaaaaaaacaaaattatgataatgATGAGCTTTAA